The genome window AACCATTAAAAGTACTCTCCATTGATATTGGGGGTTCTAACATAAAAGGAACCATCCTTAACGAAAAAGGGGAACTGCAAAAAAAATATGAAAAGACCCCTACCCCTGTTCCGGCAAGCCCGGAGAATGTTATAAATTCAATAAAAACATTGGTGAAGGACTTTCCTGAGTACAACAAGATTTCGGTTGGATTTCCGGGATTTGTAAAGAACGGGGTAATTAAAACTGCACCCAATTTGAGCAACGAGCTTTGGAAAGACTTTGACCTGGCCAATAAACTGAAAGAAGTTTTGGGCCAGGAAACAAAAGTGGTTAACGATGCCGATATGCAGGGCCTGGGGGTAGTTGACGGAAAAGGGCTGGAGCTGGTGATTACCCTGGGTACGGGTTTTGGCACCGCAGTGCTGCTGGATGGCAATTTATTACCGCACCTGGAATTTTCGCACCAGCCTTTTGGCAAGGAAGACTCATACGATAAATATATTGGTGAAGCTGCACTTGAAAAAGTGGGCGACAAGAAATGGAATAAACGAATGAAAAAAGTTTTTGATGTTTTAAAGACTGTATTCAATTATGATTATTTATATATAGGAGGCGGCAACTCCGACAAACTCACATTTAAGCTTGATAAGAACATGAAAATTGTTTCGAATGTGGACGGGATAAAAGGCGGGGCAAGACTGTGGGTAAATACCAATGCACCCGAAACTATCAAACCAGTAAAAATTCAAAAGAAATAACTACACTACAATGAGCTCAAATACACAGGACATTGAAACGCTTGCCATTGATACGGTAAGGATCTTATCTGCTGATGCAGTACAAAAAGCAAATTCAGGCCACCCGGGAACGGCAATGGCATTGGCGCCCATGGGCCATGTGCTTTGGACAAAGTTCATGAATTACAATCCTAAAAACCCAGATTGGGCTAACCGCGACAGGTTTATCCTTTCGGCTGGGCACGCTTGTATGCTGCAGTACAGCTTTTTGTATTTAACAGGATATGACCTGAGTTTAGATGATATAAAGAATTTCCGCCAGATGAACAGCAAAACTGCCGGCCACCCTGAATATGGCCTGGCACCCGG of Mucilaginibacter xinganensis contains these proteins:
- a CDS encoding ROK family protein; protein product: MKLTPQPLKVLSIDIGGSNIKGTILNEKGELQKKYEKTPTPVPASPENVINSIKTLVKDFPEYNKISVGFPGFVKNGVIKTAPNLSNELWKDFDLANKLKEVLGQETKVVNDADMQGLGVVDGKGLELVITLGTGFGTAVLLDGNLLPHLEFSHQPFGKEDSYDKYIGEAALEKVGDKKWNKRMKKVFDVLKTVFNYDYLYIGGGNSDKLTFKLDKNMKIVSNVDGIKGGARLWVNTNAPETIKPVKIQKK